The genomic segment tgctATGACTATCATCAttgttattataattattattgttattaaataataataataatcaatattGTTTTGGTAATatcattattatattataagatttattatttttatcatcaaaTATTGACTATTATTGTTCTATTTATTGttaatgttaaattattattctttataaattatattaactattataattatcaataattttttatatatttacctattattgtaaataattatttttattattgttgaattatttattaataattttctatTTAATATAATCGTTTTTTTTCCctaatattattattgttatggctattattattattattatccttattattttatttatttataattattaaatatttttagattaaatattttgatctGGGCGGCAACTTGTTTGGCCGATGATTAAATATATCGACTcgaatttcattttctttgatttttaGTTGTTTTTCCATTTGTAAAGTCAAATTTCAAATTCTTTTAACTGAGTTTTTTGAAATCGACATTTTCAAAATTATCACCCCAATCAAACTATTGGATGGAAGAATCTGACttaatgatttgatttgagaatGTATTTGACATTTGGATTTTAAATGATAAACGATAATCATCTTAAATACATTCATTTCAAATCtatttcaattattaatttttaataccTTAATCCAAATTCATCCACAtttgtaaaatattataatataatatatttaatttaacatgAAGAATTTATACTAGTATTTTTGAATGTATTTAATTAATAGTATTATAAGTATTAAATAGGCACCCTTTTTGAATTGTAAATGTATAAAGTTACATATTGTGACTTAATTACATGTCACAATCGTTATTAAGTCAAGATGATGAACCAGAATTTGACATTTAGCATATTTCCTTGCCTTttcattcaatattttttttaaaaaaaatatgaaaaaaaatattgataaatTAAATGGAcgacttcaaaaaaaaaaaaaaaaagagacaaCCAGTAGGATTAAAACCAAACATATTATTATAAGACCAAAAGCTAAAATAGACCAATCTGTATAACCATTTTTGTTATGCTCCCTACCTGAACATGGTAACCTAAACTTACAATGAAAGAAGCACAACCCATTTCTAACAATATTATTCACAACTCAACTTGTATATCGAAAATTCGACTGAAAACGCCGACGCCAACCGTTGTGGTCATCATGTGAGGAATTTTTTTCCCTCCAACATGTCGACCACATCGGACATGGTTGGTCGTTCATGTGCTTCTCGTGTACATAGAATACCAACTTGGATGCAACGTAGTGCTTCGTCCACATCGAACTGAATTGAGTTATCTGCCAAAGCTAATATTTTGCCGTCCTCCCACGGCCTCCATCCCTGAAAAGCACATGACAAAAAATGTCCATTTTCTAGGCTTTTGTGGTAAGATACCTTAATCAAAAACTGGTTTTAAGTAGCCTGAGTTTGACTATCATCTGAACCAAAAGCTGTAAAATGACCAATACCTAACTAAACATACTCTTGGGAAtgttagttttttaaaaaattaacattttGACCGATGTTATTTTGTTAACTAATCTAATACTTACAAAGCCAAACAAAGGTGCGTCCTCTTGATCTTCAAGACGAAGATCAACATTTCGCTTGCCACTCACAATCTCCAAGACAGCAATTCCAAAGATGTAGATATCTGTTGTAGTTGCAAATCTACCATCCATCATGGATTCTGGGGCGATGTAGCCTCTGCACATTTATAACACACATCACAAAAAAATGTGGTTGTACTCCAAAGGGAGGGGGTGTAGGATAAAGTATTGTATTACAATGTCCCGGCTATTGCCGTTGTCAAATGTGATTGATCTTCTCCCAAACATCTTGCCAGTCCAAAGTCGGAAATTTTAGGATTCATCTGGCTGTCTAGCAAAATATTGGATGGCTTGGGATCTCTATGGATTATCTGTGATCCTAAATCTTCATGAAGATACCGAAGTCCTCGAGCAATTCCCATGATGATCTTGAACCTGTGATTCCACTGAAGTTGGATTCGTCGTGCTTCATCTATGTATGTGTAGAAATCATTTCAAAACATAGTGGATCAGTATTTCTCCAATACAAAAGAGAGTACGAAATGGAAAACAGAACATGAGATCACcaaccaaaaataaaatcacCCAGCCCGCCATTTTCCATGAACTCGTATACCAGAATCCTTTCTTCACCATCATGGCAATATCCAAGTAGTTTAATGATGTTACGGtgattgagattatgaagtAAACGAATCTCATTTTCGAATTCAGTGTGTCCCATTGCAGAATGTGTTGAAAGCCTTTTAACTGCGACCGTCTCTCCTGAAGGCAGTACAGCCTACACATGGCAATAACTATGAAGCTCAGTAGAAATATTCAGAAATTTTACTTCACCAATCTATCTTGCAAAATGGAGCAACAACAAATTAGATGGCCTGGCTAGAAAAATTCACCTTGTAGACTGGACCAAATCCACCTTGTCCAATCTTATACGATGGGGCGAACTGATTGGTAGCTGCTGCGATGGTGTTCCAATCAAACATGTGCAATCCGGCTCCGTCTTTCATTAAGTAAATCTAATTAGTACGAGCACATTCACCAGTGACATTTTTTATTATAGTTTGGCTGATCCATTGAGTCTGACTCAACCTTAACTTCCTTTAAAACGATTCTCAAATATTTTACACATTAAGAATAAACGCTTTCGTTTATCAGAATGTTAGCAAAACAAGAAATAAATCATGagcatttttttattcttttctaAATTTACTGCTTCGTATCAAAGTATACCTGGTATTGgcaatttctttttctttgggGACTTAAATCTGTTCACAAATGCCTTCCACGATCGCCGGAATGATGGCCTATATGTTGGGGTGTTCCTCTGGTTTCCTTCAGATGAAGGGTAACCATTATCCATGTTACTGATAGATCGTGCTCTAGGAGGAGGTGAGGATACTGTACCAGGGGAGGACGATGATAGTTGTAAACTGCGGAAAACATTCGCTTCATCACTGTGGCCAGTTCGCACTCTTCCATGAGAGGTCATAGTTCGCTCACCAGTGGAGGATGATGCTAGTTGCCTACTGGAAAGTACAATTGCTTTGCTATCGCGGCTAGTTTGTTTTCTTGAATGAGGGCTAATAGTTTGATCACTAAGGGAAGTCAATGTTAGTGACCCATTTACTAATACATTGGCTCCGTCATTGTTGCGAGATTGTTCTCTAGGATGAGAGGTTATAGTTTGCCCATTAGAGGAGGACGATGTTCGTTGCCCACTGACTAATATGTTGGCTTCGTCATGATGAGGAGCAACACTTGTTATCTCATTTGATGTCAAAGATCTCGGGGTCTCCTGCTGCTCAAGTGCTAACTCTAGTTGCACCACAACTTGAGCTATTGTTGGCCGCTTCTTTGGCTCATCATCCAAGCATCTTTCAACAACCTGTACAAATGTTTTCAAGCTATCTGGTAAAATTTCCCCTTTCAAACTTGAAGCTACTATAAGATCAACTTCTCCTTTACTGATTTTGTCTCGAGCCCACTTTGTTAGAATATGCTCATCCATTAAAACACTTTGGTCTAATGCCGGTCTCCCACACAATACTTCCAGTAACACTACACCAAAGGCATATACGTCACTTTTCCTTGTAAGCTTACCCGTGCTCAAGTAACTCGGGTCAAGATATCCAAATGTCCCCTTAACTTTTGTGCTAGCATGGCTCTTTGCATCACTTTTGTTTTCATGTTTGACCAAACCCAGATCTGAAATCTTAGCCGTGAAATTTTCAGCCAGCAAAATGTTTGAAACCTTGACATCACGATGTATGACTGCGTGTCCTGTGTGAAGATAATCTAGTCCTCGACCAGCTCCAATGCATATGTCAAGACATTGCTTCCAGGTGAGAGAAGAACAATCGTTACCATTCCTTTCAAGCTTGTAGAGATGGTCTGCCAAAGTTCCATTGGGCATATAGTTGTAAACTAGAATCATTTCCCCATGATCATTGCAGTAGCCAATCAAAGAGACCAGATTAACATGTCGAAGCTCAGAAAGTGTTTCAACCTCTGCCAGAAACTCAGGTGCCCCTTGCTTAGAGTTTAATTTTAATCGCTTTATGGCCACAGTTTCTCTCCCGCCATCGATTAGGCATTTATAAACTTTTCCATATCCACCCTTTCCAATTACAAGTGCATCGCTGAAATTGCTGGTACCCAACTGTATCTCGTTTAGTGAAAAATGACGACAGAATCGTCCTGCTCTATCTGATGGCTTGTTTCTCTCCTCTGTATTGTTTGATTCCAAAATTCTTCTCAGCTCAGGAAGGTTGACGTTTGCCAGAAAAGATAAAGCTATCACAACAGTCTGAATGACATTTCTATTCATGACAATGGACAGCGAAGATTGGAAAGTCCAGGATGGTGAGTCCCCTTCAGAAGGCAAGGAATTTGGGCAACCAAAACTATTGTCAAGGTTGCTCAGTTTGAATATTTCAAAACCCGTAAAGGGTCCATTCCCATCTATTAATTCATAATATGATTGGAGGGAGATATCACGTCTACCATCTTCTTTTCGCCCTCTGGTTATAACTATAAAGTCCCTATGGTTGTGCTTGAGCAAGAGAATGCTGTCTGTTACTTGGAATATGTCAATATTCGTGCAAGCAACTATTTCATTGATGAGGACTTTGAAAATCAGTTTGCCTTTCTCAATCATCTTTAGTCCTGGATTGGAGAATTGAAGCCTGACCAAATACCTGAATCCCACATCTACCGGTATTTTCCAGTTCAGAACTCTCGCCTTTTCTTTCGGAACCGTTCCAAATATGTCGCTGAAATCGTCATCCGGCGAGGCAGAATCCCAGCTCACCTTTTCTCGGTGAACCATTTCCAGAGCAGTTCCATTATCAATGTAGAACAACTGAGACTCATACCCAACCACTCGTACTCCAATATCCTCACCATGAAAGTAAGAATGCTCCGGAGTCACTGGGATGATCTCAATCCCATTAATGAAAGCATAAGCATCTCGCAACCGACTCGTTGCAGGGGAGAAACTAATGTTCAGTAGTTGGTTTTCTTCTACATTTAAACAATATTCCTTAGTAAAGTAACTCAAACCAAGCGCATCACTCATCAGGGAAGCACTAAAGTTACCAAGTAAGACGAAAGGTCCGGCTACAACATCGAACAAGTCCGTCCG from the Primulina tabacum isolate GXHZ01 chromosome 8, ASM2559414v2, whole genome shotgun sequence genome contains:
- the LOC142554134 gene encoding putative receptor-like protein kinase At5g39000, whose translation is ICWCLHTILSLPTDCIDDHAVYTIKGDVSVNCGSNGVSAARNGRKWVGDKHPKLRSSLQLNGTSTTSSVSISDDGQIPYKTARISRSAFSYTFLLNPGQKFIRLHFNPTVYKGFETRTDLFDVVAGPFVLLGNFSASLMSDALGLSYFTKEYCLNVEENQLLNISFSPATSRLRDAYAFINGIEIIPVTPEHSYFHGEDIGVRVVGYESQLFYIDNGTALEMVHREKVSWDSASPDDDFSDIFGTVPKEKARVLNWKIPVDVGFRYLVRLQFSNPGLKMIEKGKLIFKVLINEIVACTNIDIFQVTDSILLLKHNHRDFIVITRGRKEDGRRDISLQSYYELIDGNGPFTGFEIFKLSNLDNSFGCPNSLPSEGDSPSWTFQSSLSIVMNRNVIQTVVIALSFLANVNLPELRRILESNNTEERNKPSDRAGRFCRHFSLNEIQLGTSNFSDALVIGKGGYGKVYKCLIDGGRETVAIKRLKLNSKQGAPEFLAEVETLSELRHVNLVSLIGYCNDHGEMILVYNYMPNGTLADHLYKLERNGNDCSSLTWKQCLDICIGAGRGLDYLHTGHAVIHRDVKVSNILLAENFTAKISDLGLVKHENKSDAKSHASTKVKGTFGYLDPSYLSTGKLTRKSDVYAFGVVLLEVLCGRPALDQSVLMDEHILTKWARDKISKGEVDLIVASSLKGEILPDSLKTFVQVVERCLDDEPKKRPTIAQVVVQLELALEQQETPRSLTSNEITSVAPHHDEANILVSGQRTSSSSNGQTITSHPREQSRNNDGANVLVNGSLTLTSLSDQTISPHSRKQTSRDSKAIVLSSRQLASSSTGERTMTSHGRVRTGHSDEANVFRSLQLSSSSPGTVSSPPPRARSISNMDNGYPSSEGNQRNTPTYRPSFRRSWKAFVNRFKSPKKKKLPIPDGAGLHMFDWNTIAAATNQFAPSYKIGQGGFGPVYKAVLPSGETVAVKRLSTHSAMGHTEFENEIRLLHNLNHRNIIKLLGYCHDGEERILVYEFMENGGLGDFIFDEARRIQLQWNHRFKIIMGIARGLRYLHEDLGSQIIHRDPKPSNILLDSQMNPKISDFGLARCLGEDQSHLTTAIAGTLGYIAPESMMDGRFATTTDIYIFGIAVLEIVSGKRNVDLRLEDQEDAPLFGFGWRPWEDGKILALADNSIQFDVDEALRCIQVGILCTREAHERPTMSDVVDMLEGKKFLT